From a region of the Nocardioides ginsengisegetis genome:
- a CDS encoding acetyl-CoA C-acetyltransferase: MPEAVIVSAARSPIGRAHKGSLKDVRPDDLTVQMIQAALAKVPELDPADIEDLMLGVGQPSGEAGYNIGRAVAVLAGMDHLPGVTVNRYCAASLQTTRMALHAIKSGEGHVFISGGVETISRYLDGWADGPPGTQNPAFADAEVRTRRFASGGQTWSDPRAEELLPDVYMSMGLTAENVAQLKGITREEQDEFAVRSQNRAERAIANGFWSRDITPVTTPDGTQVTADDGPRPGVTMESLGALRPVFKPDGTVTAGNCCPLNDGAAALVIMSDTKASDLGLTPLARIVSTAVSGLSPEIMGLGPVDSSRRALELAGLTIADIDLVEINEAFAAQALASARELGIDEDRLNVNGGAIAVGHPFGMTGARITSTLINSLQWHDKQFGLETMCIGGGQGMAMVLERLS, from the coding sequence ATGCCCGAGGCCGTGATCGTTTCCGCCGCCCGCTCTCCGATCGGACGTGCACATAAGGGGTCGCTGAAGGACGTCCGTCCCGACGACCTGACCGTACAGATGATCCAAGCTGCACTGGCGAAGGTGCCCGAGCTCGACCCTGCCGACATCGAGGACCTGATGCTGGGCGTCGGGCAGCCCTCGGGCGAGGCCGGCTACAACATCGGGCGTGCTGTCGCGGTACTGGCAGGGATGGACCACCTCCCGGGCGTGACCGTTAACCGGTACTGCGCGGCGAGTCTTCAGACCACGCGCATGGCGCTCCACGCCATCAAGTCGGGTGAAGGGCACGTGTTCATCTCTGGCGGCGTCGAGACGATCAGTCGTTACCTGGATGGGTGGGCCGACGGTCCCCCCGGCACTCAGAACCCCGCGTTCGCGGACGCCGAGGTGCGCACCCGGCGATTCGCCTCAGGTGGTCAGACCTGGTCCGACCCTCGCGCGGAGGAACTCCTGCCCGATGTCTACATGTCGATGGGACTGACGGCCGAGAATGTCGCCCAGCTGAAGGGCATCACCCGCGAGGAGCAGGACGAGTTCGCCGTACGCAGCCAGAACCGCGCCGAGCGTGCGATCGCCAACGGGTTCTGGTCACGGGACATCACCCCGGTGACGACGCCCGACGGCACGCAGGTGACCGCAGACGATGGTCCCCGTCCGGGCGTGACCATGGAAAGCCTGGGGGCGCTACGCCCGGTCTTCAAGCCGGACGGCACGGTCACGGCCGGCAACTGCTGTCCGCTGAACGATGGTGCTGCGGCTCTTGTCATCATGTCGGACACCAAGGCGAGCGATCTCGGGCTGACCCCGCTGGCTCGTATCGTGAGCACGGCGGTCAGCGGACTGTCCCCAGAGATCATGGGGCTGGGTCCGGTGGATTCGTCCCGCCGAGCCCTGGAGCTCGCGGGGCTGACGATCGCCGACATCGACCTGGTGGAGATCAACGAGGCGTTCGCCGCGCAGGCCCTCGCATCGGCTCGTGAGCTGGGGATCGACGAGGACCGGCTCAACGTCAACGGCGGCGCGATCGCGGTGGGCCACCCCTTCGGCATGACCGGCGCACGCATTACCAGCACGCTCATCAACTCCCTCCAGTGGCACGACAAGCAGTTCGGCCTGGAGACGATGTGCATCGGCGGCGGCCAGGGGATGGCCATGGTGCTGGAGCGACTGTCCTGA
- a CDS encoding TetR family transcriptional regulator translates to MSRTTDETRAGRTRARLQTAALSTFADRGFHGTSTRDIAAAAGLSPAAVYMHHSSKEELLFVISRAGHEDTLERVRTAAATSDSLSAQLAAVTRAFAGHHAEAPMSARVVNYQLDALSDEHLGEIRTLRRLIGTEIRDIVDRGVASGEFATRHPQVAAHAILSLGIDVGRWYNATGDWTPGDVGDYYSELALRMVEAR, encoded by the coding sequence ATGAGCAGAACTACGGACGAGACACGGGCCGGGCGCACCCGGGCGCGGCTGCAGACCGCAGCGCTGTCGACCTTCGCCGATCGCGGGTTCCACGGGACGTCGACCCGGGACATCGCCGCGGCCGCCGGGCTGAGCCCCGCCGCCGTCTACATGCACCACAGCTCCAAGGAGGAGCTGCTGTTCGTCATCTCGCGTGCCGGTCACGAGGACACGCTCGAGCGCGTGCGGACCGCCGCAGCAACGAGTGATTCGCTGTCTGCTCAGCTGGCGGCCGTGACGCGCGCATTCGCGGGGCATCACGCCGAGGCACCCATGTCGGCGCGTGTCGTCAACTACCAGCTCGATGCTCTCAGCGACGAGCACCTGGGCGAGATCCGGACCCTCCGACGTCTCATCGGCACAGAGATCCGCGACATCGTCGACAGGGGGGTGGCGAGCGGAGAGTTTGCGACGCGACATCCACAGGTTGCGGCACACGCCATTTTGTCCCTCGGCATCGACGTGGGTCGGTGGTACAACGCGACCGGTGACTGGACGCCGGGCGACGTCGGGGACTACTACTCCGAACTGGCGCTCCGGATGGTGGAGGCTCGCTGA
- a CDS encoding MBL fold metallo-hydrolase codes for MNDIKLPSGVVDDWGVLTDGYAPWPLGGMDETGSVASTISFVRSGEHTIIHDPGLVRSRAAVLDPLGDRGFAATEVTDVIISHHHPDHTLNVALFENAKTHDVWGIYQNDQWHSRMADGAEVAPGVTLVHTPGHTEQDISTLVRTRDGLVVFTHLWWTDSVPEEDPFAVNSDLLHSFRERILGLGPVLIVPGHGAAFEPSSKTPR; via the coding sequence ATGAATGACATCAAGCTCCCCTCGGGCGTCGTCGACGACTGGGGGGTGCTGACCGACGGCTACGCGCCATGGCCCCTAGGCGGCATGGACGAGACCGGAAGCGTTGCGTCGACCATCTCATTCGTGCGTTCCGGAGAGCACACGATCATCCACGACCCCGGCTTGGTGCGCAGTCGCGCCGCCGTGCTCGACCCGCTCGGAGACCGCGGCTTCGCGGCCACCGAGGTGACGGACGTGATCATCAGTCACCACCACCCCGACCACACTTTGAATGTTGCGCTTTTCGAGAACGCGAAGACCCACGACGTGTGGGGCATCTACCAGAACGACCAGTGGCACAGCCGCATGGCCGATGGGGCCGAGGTTGCCCCCGGAGTGACGCTCGTGCACACGCCTGGACACACCGAGCAGGACATCTCCACGCTCGTGCGCACGCGGGACGGACTCGTGGTCTTCACCCATCTCTGGTGGACCGACTCGGTCCCTGAGGAGGACCCGTTCGCGGTCAACAGCGACCTACTCCACTCCTTCCGCGAGCGGATCCTGGGTCTCGGCCCGGTCCTCATCGTGCCTGGGCACGGCGCGGCCTTCGAACCCTCGAGCAAGACTCCCCGCTAG
- a CDS encoding winged helix-turn-helix transcriptional regulator, whose translation MSNAIRLVGDRWSLLVVRELAVGNTRFTEIHDALPGLSKSLLASRLRYLEGLAIVERHPSETPDRRSRTRYVLSPAGWGLAPVLQALGGWALEWYVPEETKDVLHVLQQLERRLDRAMLPKRRVSIQFHFAEPSAPSGYVRVDGADVRTCLGESEPASDLLVEATLPVLTDLCAGRSGWRDAIDVRAVKLAGPAALVQAFPMWFPLTRTPASVPTPA comes from the coding sequence GTGTCGAACGCGATCCGGCTGGTGGGGGACCGGTGGTCGCTCCTCGTCGTCCGGGAGCTCGCCGTGGGCAACACACGCTTCACCGAGATCCACGACGCCCTGCCCGGGCTGTCCAAGAGCCTGCTCGCGTCCCGCTTGAGATACCTCGAGGGCCTGGCGATCGTGGAGCGGCACCCCTCCGAAACTCCCGATCGGCGGAGCAGGACGCGATATGTCCTGAGCCCGGCCGGCTGGGGGCTGGCGCCGGTCCTCCAAGCCTTGGGTGGCTGGGCTCTCGAGTGGTACGTGCCGGAGGAGACCAAGGACGTCCTGCACGTCCTGCAACAGCTCGAGCGGCGGCTCGACCGGGCGATGCTGCCGAAGCGGCGCGTTTCCATCCAGTTCCACTTCGCCGAGCCGTCGGCCCCGAGCGGGTACGTACGCGTGGACGGAGCCGACGTGCGCACGTGCCTGGGGGAGTCGGAGCCTGCCTCCGACCTTCTCGTCGAAGCCACGCTCCCGGTCCTGACGGACCTGTGTGCGGGCAGGAGCGGCTGGCGCGATGCGATCGACGTCCGTGCAGTCAAGTTGGCGGGCCCGGCTGCTCTCGTCCAGGCCTTCCCGATGTGGTTCCCCCTCACCCGGACGCCGGCATCGGTGCCGACGCCCGCGTGA
- a CDS encoding flavin reductase, with protein sequence MVNRDRVEVDPGHFREVLGQYPTGVVVVTAISSTGEALGMTVGSFTSVSLEPPLVAFLPSKTSSSWKGLRESGNTFCINVLRADQEDLCRAVATRKVDKLEGFEWQHSAAGNPVIAGAVAWIDCDTEQVHEAGDHEIVIGRVRELDFGASGQPLLFFRGGYGSFAPLSLASGDSDLLGHLRLIDLARPYMESLASTLTTEVTAIALVGDELVLAAAAGHTDIAVAPTRVGQRLPFMAPIGSCFAAWGDDALRDRWVKSVEGALDADQVMAVRRAPELVRDRGYAIATGHAAGAHLESVATRINAGDPSVTAEQLRRAFFDALGGYNQPGDPEGEVELRSLSAPVFGLDDRVAFMLTLWGRPGLMRPDEVRSQAAALHDAATASTLAIAAL encoded by the coding sequence GTGGTCAACCGAGATCGGGTCGAGGTCGACCCGGGGCATTTCCGTGAGGTGCTGGGCCAGTATCCCACCGGCGTAGTGGTCGTCACCGCGATCAGCTCGACGGGTGAGGCTCTCGGGATGACGGTCGGGTCCTTCACCTCCGTGTCCCTCGAGCCGCCGTTAGTGGCCTTCCTCCCGAGCAAGACCTCCTCCTCGTGGAAGGGGTTGCGCGAGAGCGGGAACACCTTCTGCATTAACGTCCTCCGTGCCGACCAGGAAGACCTGTGTCGCGCCGTCGCGACCCGCAAGGTCGACAAGCTCGAGGGGTTCGAGTGGCAGCACTCCGCTGCCGGCAATCCGGTGATCGCGGGCGCGGTGGCCTGGATCGACTGCGACACCGAGCAGGTCCACGAGGCCGGTGACCACGAGATCGTCATCGGTCGCGTGCGCGAACTCGACTTCGGCGCCTCCGGGCAACCTCTGCTGTTCTTCAGGGGCGGCTACGGTTCGTTCGCCCCCCTCTCCCTCGCCTCGGGTGACTCGGACCTCCTGGGCCACCTGCGACTGATCGACCTGGCCCGCCCCTACATGGAGTCGTTGGCGTCGACGCTCACCACGGAGGTGACGGCTATCGCCCTTGTCGGAGACGAGCTCGTACTCGCTGCTGCAGCCGGCCACACGGACATCGCCGTGGCGCCGACACGCGTCGGTCAACGGCTGCCGTTCATGGCGCCGATCGGCAGCTGCTTCGCCGCGTGGGGTGACGACGCGCTGCGGGACCGGTGGGTGAAGTCCGTGGAGGGTGCCCTGGACGCCGACCAGGTGATGGCTGTGCGACGAGCGCCTGAGCTGGTTCGCGACCGCGGTTATGCCATTGCGACAGGGCATGCGGCCGGCGCTCACCTGGAGTCAGTTGCCACCCGTATCAATGCAGGTGACCCTTCGGTGACCGCGGAGCAGCTCCGTAGGGCCTTCTTCGACGCGCTGGGGGGCTACAACCAGCCGGGCGATCCGGAGGGGGAGGTCGAGCTCCGATCCTTGAGTGCACCTGTGTTCGGGCTCGACGACCGGGTGGCGTTCATGCTCACGCTGTGGGGTCGGCCGGGCCTGATGCGGCCGGACGAAGTGCGGTCCCAGGCGGCTGCGCTGCACGACGCGGCGACGGCGTCGACCTTGGCGATAGCGGCCTTGTGA
- a CDS encoding PAS domain-containing protein, which yields MDADFERIFNAIPANYIVLDLEWNIVAITDMATGGRPRSQIIGRSQFEVFPDNPDDEGDVSGTATMRAALERAVREKVGHAMPVTRYDVADAHGVFQERHWRPINEPVLDAAGDVVYVIHGVEEVTNA from the coding sequence ATGGACGCTGACTTCGAGCGAATCTTCAACGCGATCCCGGCCAACTACATCGTTCTCGACCTGGAATGGAACATCGTGGCCATCACAGACATGGCAACGGGGGGCCGACCTCGGTCCCAAATCATCGGCAGGAGCCAGTTCGAGGTGTTCCCCGACAACCCGGACGACGAGGGCGACGTCTCTGGCACCGCGACGATGCGGGCGGCGTTGGAGCGCGCCGTGCGGGAGAAGGTGGGGCACGCAATGCCGGTGACGCGCTACGACGTCGCGGACGCGCACGGCGTCTTCCAGGAGCGCCACTGGCGACCGATCAACGAGCCGGTGCTCGACGCGGCTGGCGACGTGGTCTACGTGATCCACGGCGTCGAAGAGGTCACTAACGCATAG
- a CDS encoding FAD-dependent oxidoreductase, giving the protein MNRVDVVVVGGGLAGLAAARELVAAGKDVVVLEARNRVGGRTMGGVLSNGVPVEMGGQWVGPTQDVVLELIEELGLETFPSYDDGDALMFVDGQGVRHASPTFGLPERTAAELARLSGLMEELATTVSVESPWTTKEAEELDRQTLDGWLTSNTDNDLARRFFRVLVPALFSAEAPELSFLHFLFYLKSGTSLETLLNTTGGAQESRVVGGTHRISEQMAVELGDRVRLEAVVRTIRQDVDGVTVEFEGGEIACERVVVAVPQTLAGRIRYVPPLPSARDAVTQQMPAGSVIKFQVGYARPFWRIEGLNGSVLSLDDAFNVVLDNSPEDGSCGVLVGFLEGRHARVSVDLSPEERRELVVSALVKFFGPEAAQPFDVVEQDWNNEEFTRGCYGGRLGAGVWTQYGEALSAPVDRIHWAGAETSTIWNGYMDGAVRSGRRAASEILTHG; this is encoded by the coding sequence GTGAATCGTGTGGATGTCGTAGTTGTCGGCGGTGGATTGGCCGGGCTTGCGGCCGCCCGTGAGCTAGTAGCGGCCGGCAAGGACGTGGTGGTGCTCGAGGCGCGGAACCGCGTGGGCGGTCGCACCATGGGTGGCGTCCTCAGCAACGGCGTGCCGGTCGAGATGGGCGGGCAGTGGGTGGGGCCCACTCAGGACGTGGTGCTTGAGCTGATCGAGGAGCTGGGGCTGGAGACGTTCCCGAGCTACGACGACGGCGATGCCCTCATGTTCGTGGACGGTCAGGGGGTGCGGCACGCGAGTCCCACCTTCGGGCTTCCGGAGCGGACCGCCGCCGAACTCGCACGCCTCAGCGGGCTCATGGAGGAGCTGGCCACGACCGTGTCGGTCGAGTCGCCCTGGACGACCAAAGAGGCCGAGGAGCTGGACCGTCAGACCCTCGATGGCTGGCTCACGAGCAACACCGACAACGACCTCGCCCGGCGGTTCTTCCGGGTTCTCGTGCCGGCATTGTTCTCCGCCGAGGCCCCCGAGCTGTCATTCCTGCACTTTCTGTTCTACCTGAAGTCCGGCACCAGCCTGGAGACCCTCCTCAACACCACTGGCGGTGCGCAGGAGTCTCGCGTGGTGGGCGGCACCCATCGGATCTCGGAGCAGATGGCGGTCGAGCTGGGTGATCGCGTCCGGCTCGAGGCGGTGGTCCGAACCATCCGGCAGGATGTCGATGGTGTGACAGTGGAGTTCGAAGGCGGTGAGATCGCGTGCGAGCGCGTCGTGGTCGCGGTGCCGCAGACGCTCGCGGGCAGGATCCGTTACGTCCCGCCCCTCCCGTCTGCGCGCGATGCCGTGACCCAGCAGATGCCCGCCGGTTCTGTCATCAAGTTCCAGGTGGGCTATGCGCGACCGTTCTGGCGCATCGAAGGACTCAACGGATCTGTGCTGAGCCTCGACGATGCGTTCAATGTCGTCCTGGACAACAGTCCCGAGGACGGGTCCTGCGGTGTACTGGTCGGCTTCCTTGAGGGTAGACACGCCCGCGTGTCCGTTGACCTCAGCCCCGAGGAGCGCCGTGAGTTGGTGGTCTCGGCGCTCGTCAAGTTCTTCGGGCCGGAGGCCGCCCAGCCTTTCGATGTCGTGGAGCAGGACTGGAACAACGAGGAGTTCACTCGAGGGTGCTATGGCGGGCGTCTCGGCGCTGGCGTGTGGACGCAGTACGGCGAGGCTCTCTCGGCCCCGGTTGACCGCATCCACTGGGCAGGCGCAGAGACCTCCACGATCTGGAACGGCTACATGGACGGCGCCGTCCGCTCGGGGCGCCGCGCGGCCTCGGAGATCTTGACCCACGGTTGA
- a CDS encoding NAD(P)-binding protein has translation MADFMQYAPFGAYYRFPRSGRPTEYPPMEQLETDYLVVGAGASGMAFADALIEHSDADVIMVDRRHRPGGHWHDAYPFVRLHQPAAAYGVSSTMLGAHRIDESGVNAGMYELSSAAEICSYYADVMNRVLLPSGQVRFLAMSEYHQEGPNDHRLVSLLTGEETRIVVHRRVVDATYIEPEIPATRSPRFQVDDDVTVIPPNDLVKVGSKPAGFTVVGAGKTAMDSCTWLLENGVDADSITWVRSRDVWSIDREWTQPLDLVHHRAKFNAAWMQAAAEATSGMDMALRLEKAGVFLRLDQGVPPTAFRGATISRAEVEGLRKIGNVVRLGRVRRVHADGMEFTNGGVSQPRGQVYVDCTATGLRTLEPHSVFEPGRITLQYVTPGFACWSAATLAVVESLLDDDELKEHMSLPVVYTGHVDDLLAFTSAHVTSAQRRSAHPGIRAWSGHTRLNPALGLRERLKDPRVLAALDEAKKWLAPALRNLEERVGPAGCTTGQMPTAAVTN, from the coding sequence ATGGCAGACTTCATGCAGTACGCTCCGTTCGGAGCATACTATCGTTTCCCGCGTTCGGGCCGACCTACGGAGTACCCCCCCATGGAGCAACTGGAAACCGATTACCTCGTCGTTGGCGCGGGCGCTTCCGGGATGGCGTTCGCGGACGCGCTCATCGAGCACTCCGACGCGGACGTGATCATGGTCGATCGTCGGCACCGCCCCGGCGGGCACTGGCATGACGCCTACCCCTTCGTACGCTTGCACCAGCCCGCCGCGGCCTACGGCGTGTCCTCTACCATGCTGGGGGCACACCGCATCGACGAGTCAGGCGTCAACGCTGGCATGTACGAGCTCTCCTCGGCAGCGGAGATCTGCAGCTACTACGCCGACGTGATGAACCGCGTGCTCCTGCCGTCCGGCCAGGTGCGATTCCTGGCCATGTCGGAGTACCACCAGGAGGGTCCGAACGACCACCGCCTCGTGTCCCTGCTCACTGGCGAGGAGACGCGGATCGTCGTACACCGCCGCGTGGTTGACGCGACCTACATCGAGCCGGAGATCCCCGCGACCCGCAGCCCCAGGTTCCAGGTCGACGACGACGTGACGGTCATCCCGCCCAACGACCTGGTCAAGGTCGGCTCTAAGCCGGCCGGCTTTACCGTGGTGGGCGCCGGCAAGACCGCCATGGACTCGTGCACCTGGCTTCTCGAGAACGGAGTCGATGCCGACTCGATTACCTGGGTGCGCTCACGTGACGTGTGGTCCATCGATCGCGAATGGACCCAGCCGTTGGACCTCGTGCACCACCGTGCGAAGTTCAACGCCGCCTGGATGCAGGCCGCAGCCGAGGCCACCAGCGGCATGGACATGGCACTGCGGCTCGAGAAGGCCGGCGTGTTCCTCCGCCTGGACCAGGGCGTTCCGCCGACGGCCTTCCGTGGCGCCACCATCAGTCGCGCCGAGGTCGAGGGGCTGCGGAAGATCGGCAACGTCGTCCGATTGGGACGGGTCCGGCGAGTGCACGCCGACGGCATGGAGTTCACGAACGGAGGCGTCTCGCAACCCCGTGGCCAGGTGTACGTCGACTGCACTGCCACGGGACTGAGAACCCTCGAGCCCCACTCGGTGTTCGAGCCCGGGCGGATCACCCTCCAGTACGTGACCCCAGGGTTCGCCTGCTGGAGCGCGGCCACGCTGGCCGTGGTCGAGTCGCTTCTGGACGACGACGAGCTCAAGGAGCACATGTCGCTGCCGGTCGTCTACACCGGGCACGTGGACGATCTCCTCGCCTTCACGAGCGCCCACGTCACCAGTGCGCAGCGGCGCAGCGCCCATCCCGGCATCCGGGCCTGGTCGGGGCATACTCGTCTCAACCCGGCGCTGGGTCTGAGAGAACGACTCAAGGACCCCAGGGTCCTTGCGGCTCTGGACGAGGCGAAGAAGTGGTTGGCCCCCGCACTGCGCAATCTCGAGGAGCGGGTAGGCCCGGCCGGATGCACGACCGGGCAGATGCCCACGGCCGCAGTGACGAACTGA
- a CDS encoding M24 family metallopeptidase: MPPETSALRSTFRRSVPGRGLRRRWRGLRGFPLGPGPRAMLARPVAGRGHIRTDDQVLFEPGVAFRHYCVASMFTVLTGPTIDPRHLAMQAACVDALDRVQSTIRPGNTFGDLYEAHRSAVAEHGFEEAVLKACGYSMGAVWETTWMEPPFMAAKVPLVREEQMSIFTHMILLDRTTGLSVTLGETVEVTSDGPVRITSVPREPIIAGA; the protein is encoded by the coding sequence ATGCCGCCGGAAACGTCGGCCCTCCGGTCGACGTTCCGTCGGAGTGTTCCAGGACGTGGTCTTCGCCGCCGATGGCGAGGTCTTCGCGGGTTCCCACTCGGACCCGGCCCGCGCGCCATGCTGGCGCGCCCCGTTGCGGGCCGCGGGCACATTCGCACGGATGACCAGGTGCTGTTCGAGCCGGGCGTCGCGTTCCGGCACTACTGCGTGGCGTCTATGTTCACCGTGCTCACCGGCCCCACGATCGACCCCCGACACCTGGCCATGCAAGCAGCCTGCGTGGACGCGCTCGATCGCGTGCAGTCGACGATCCGACCGGGAAACACCTTCGGGGACCTTTACGAAGCTCACCGTTCAGCCGTCGCGGAGCACGGCTTCGAGGAGGCGGTGCTGAAGGCCTGCGGCTATTCCATGGGCGCCGTGTGGGAGACGACGTGGATGGAGCCACCTTTCATGGCCGCGAAGGTGCCGCTCGTGCGGGAGGAGCAGATGTCGATCTTCACGCACATGATCCTTCTCGACCGGACCACGGGGTTATCGGTGACGCTGGGCGAAACCGTCGAGGTGACCAGCGACGGTCCGGTCCGCATCACCTCGGTGCCGCGGGAACCCATCATCGCGGGAGCCTGA
- a CDS encoding IS3 family transposase (programmed frameshift), which yields MPKPFPKEFRDDVVNVARGREPGQTIKQIAADFGIAESCLRNWVRHADVEDGLKPGTTAAENAELREAKKRIRLLEQENEVLRRAAAYLSQANLPRMRYPLVRELAADGVPVAVTCRVLKIARQPYYRWLACPVTDAELEEAYLANALFDAHRHDPEFGYRFLADEARDAGHSACDRTMWRVCSSNGWWSVFGKKRGKNGKRPGPPVHDDLVQRTFTAKAPNRLWLADITEHPTAEGKLYLCAIKDVYSNRIVGYSISDRMKSHIAVDALASAVARRDNVAGCILHTDRGSQFRSRKFVRALHGHAMVGSMGKVGAAGDNAAMESFFALLQKNVLDRRRWETRQELRIAIVTWIERTYHRRRRQDALGRLTPVEYEIIMTTPAAQAA from the exons GTGCCCAAGCCCTTTCCCAAGGAGTTCCGCGACGACGTCGTGAACGTCGCTCGTGGCCGTGAGCCCGGGCAGACGATCAAGCAGATCGCTGCCGACTTCGGTATTGCGGAGTCCTGTCTGCGCAACTGGGTGCGCCATGCCGACGTCGAGGACGGCCTCAAGCCCGGCACGACCGCGGCCGAGAACGCCGAGCTGCGTGAGGCGAAGAAGCGGATCCGGCTGCTGGAACAGGAGAACGAGGTCCTCCGCCGCGCAGCGGCCTACCTGTCGCAGGCGAACCTGCCG AGAATGAGGTACCCGCTCGTCCGCGAGCTGGCCGCAGACGGGGTCCCCGTCGCGGTGACGTGCCGGGTCCTCAAGATCGCGCGCCAGCCCTACTACCGCTGGCTGGCCTGCCCGGTCACCGACGCCGAGCTCGAGGAGGCGTACCTGGCCAACGCGCTGTTCGACGCGCACCGCCACGACCCGGAGTTCGGCTACCGGTTCCTGGCCGATGAGGCCCGCGATGCCGGGCACTCGGCCTGCGACCGCACGATGTGGCGAGTCTGCTCGAGCAACGGCTGGTGGAGCGTCTTCGGCAAGAAGCGCGGCAAGAACGGCAAGAGGCCCGGTCCGCCGGTCCACGACGACCTGGTCCAGCGGACCTTCACCGCCAAGGCACCCAACCGGCTCTGGCTGGCCGACATCACCGAGCACCCCACGGCCGAGGGCAAGCTGTACCTCTGCGCGATCAAGGACGTCTACTCCAACCGGATCGTCGGCTACTCCATCAGCGACCGGATGAAGTCCCACATCGCCGTCGACGCCCTGGCCAGCGCCGTGGCCAGACGCGACAACGTCGCCGGTTGCATCCTGCACACCGACCGCGGCTCGCAGTTCCGCAGCAGGAAGTTCGTCCGGGCTCTGCACGGCCACGCGATGGTCGGCTCGATGGGCAAAGTCGGCGCGGCCGGCGACAACGCGGCCATGGAGTCGTTCTTCGCGCTGCTGCAGAAGAACGTCCTGGACCGGCGCCGCTGGGAGACCCGGCAAGAGCTGCGGATCGCGATCGTGACCTGGATCGAGCGGACCTACCACCGTCGCCGCAGGCAAGACGCCCTGGGCCGATTGACCCCCGTTGAGTACGAGATCATCATGACCACACCTGCCGCTCAGGCAGCCTGA
- a CDS encoding LysR family transcriptional regulator, with protein sequence MDPKRVLLFRTVARCGSMSAAARTLHLTQSAVSQQLSLLEREAGSPLLVRSTRGIDLTEAGVLLLSRADAVSSELHMATEELAYRRESARRKGAAHRVPFRSVQRGARSHPALASPG encoded by the coding sequence ATGGATCCGAAGAGAGTTCTGCTCTTCCGCACAGTGGCTCGGTGTGGGTCGATGAGCGCCGCGGCACGCACGTTGCATTTGACGCAGTCGGCGGTTAGTCAGCAGCTGAGCCTCCTCGAGCGTGAGGCGGGAAGCCCGCTCCTGGTCAGGAGCACACGAGGTATCGACCTCACCGAGGCTGGCGTGCTGTTGCTGAGCCGTGCTGATGCCGTCTCCAGCGAGCTGCACATGGCGACAGAAGAGCTCGCTTACCGTCGCGAATCTGCGCGCCGGAAAGGTGCGGCTCATCGCGTTCCCTTCCGCAGCGTCCAGCGTGGTGCCCGTAGCCATCCAGCGCTTGCGTCGCCGGGCTGA